A genomic stretch from Pseudomonas sp. MUP55 includes:
- a CDS encoding malic enzyme-like NAD(P)-binding protein encodes MSDLKTAALEYHANPRPGKLSVELTKATATARDLSLAYSPGVAEPVREIARDPELAYKYTGKGNLVAVISDGTAILGLGNLGPLASKPVMEGKGVLFKRFAGIDVFDIEVDSESPQAFIDTVKRISITFGGINLEDIKAPECFEIEKALIEQCDIPVFHDDQHGTAIVTAAGMINALEIAGKTLAEAKIVCLGAGAAAISCMKLIISMGAKLENIYMVDSKGVIQSERTDLNQYKAMFAHPSSKRTLADALDGADVFVGLSGPNLLSAEGLKSMAPNPIVFACSNPDPEISPELAHATRSDVIMATGRSDYPNQVNNVLGFPFIFRGALDVRAKRINEEMKVAAANALRELAKLPVPQDVCDAYGGAKLEFGREYIIPKPMDKRLITLISDAVAKAAIETGVATLPYPKNYPLQSVDDVFNG; translated from the coding sequence ATGTCTGATTTGAAAACTGCCGCTCTCGAATATCATGCCAATCCTCGTCCAGGGAAGCTGAGTGTAGAGCTCACCAAAGCCACTGCCACCGCCCGTGACCTGTCGCTGGCCTACAGCCCTGGCGTTGCCGAGCCCGTACGTGAAATCGCCCGCGACCCTGAGCTGGCGTACAAGTACACCGGCAAAGGCAACCTGGTTGCAGTGATTTCTGATGGCACCGCGATTCTGGGCCTGGGTAACCTCGGCCCATTGGCCTCCAAGCCGGTCATGGAAGGCAAGGGCGTGCTGTTCAAGCGTTTTGCCGGCATCGACGTTTTCGACATCGAAGTCGACTCCGAAAGCCCGCAGGCCTTCATCGACACCGTCAAGCGCATCTCCATCACCTTTGGTGGCATCAACCTGGAAGACATCAAGGCACCTGAGTGCTTCGAGATCGAAAAGGCTCTGATCGAGCAGTGCGACATCCCGGTATTCCACGATGACCAGCACGGCACCGCAATCGTTACCGCGGCCGGCATGATCAACGCCCTGGAAATCGCCGGCAAAACCCTGGCCGAGGCGAAAATCGTCTGCCTGGGCGCCGGCGCCGCTGCTATTTCCTGCATGAAGCTGATCATCAGCATGGGCGCCAAGCTGGAAAACATCTACATGGTCGACAGCAAGGGCGTGATCCAGTCCGAGCGTACCGACCTGAACCAGTACAAGGCGATGTTTGCCCACCCGTCCTCCAAGCGCACCCTGGCTGATGCCCTCGACGGCGCTGACGTGTTCGTCGGCCTGTCCGGCCCGAACCTGCTGAGCGCTGAAGGCCTGAAGTCGATGGCGCCGAACCCGATCGTGTTCGCCTGCTCCAACCCGGACCCGGAAATCTCGCCGGAACTGGCCCACGCCACCCGCAGCGACGTGATCATGGCCACCGGCCGTTCGGACTACCCGAACCAGGTCAACAACGTACTGGGCTTCCCGTTCATCTTCCGTGGTGCCCTGGACGTTCGCGCCAAGCGCATCAACGAAGAAATGAAAGTAGCAGCCGCCAACGCCCTGCGTGAACTGGCCAAGCTGCCGGTGCCGCAGGATGTATGCGACGCCTACGGTGGCGCCAAGCTGGAATTCGGTCGTGAGTACATCATTCCCAAACCAATGGACAAGCGCCTGATCACCCTGATCTCCGATGCCGTGGCCAAGGCCGCAATCGAGACCGGTGTGGCAACCCTGCCGTATCCGAAGAACTACCCGCTGCAAAGCGTGGATGATGTGTTCAACGGCTAA